In Haliotis asinina isolate JCU_RB_2024 chromosome 16, JCU_Hal_asi_v2, whole genome shotgun sequence, the following are encoded in one genomic region:
- the LOC137267922 gene encoding uncharacterized protein — protein MLTQTINNMAWQGVLRTCVTKKACIRHVSSDSIRNGLAGMMGRTPLIRLNKLSDETGCEILVKAEFCNGGGSVKDRAAFFLIKDAEERGLLRPGGTVVEGTAGNTGIGLAHMCLALGYKCVIYMPNNQSQEKIEILKTLGAEVRSVPVVAWTDPDNYNHQARRFAESIDNAVWTNQFDNTANKRAHIETTGPEIWQETNGRVDAVVFGTGTGGTLAGVSTFLKDKNHKIQSYLADPQGSVLYNYIKHGKLERTQGSSITEGIGQGRVTKNLEGAPIDDAFVILDTDAVAMTFRLLHEEGFFVGASTGLNVVGAVKAAELMGPGHTIVTCLCDTGHKYYNKLFSRKVLEEKGLLDCIPEQYRTSLH, from the coding sequence ATGCTCACACAGACCATAAACAACATGGCATGGCAAGGGGTGCTGAGGACTTGCGTTACCAAGAAAGCATGCATCAGACATGTGTCGTCGGATTCGATACGAAATGGATTGGCAGGCATGATGGGACGAACGCCATTAATCCGCCTGAATAAACTAAGCGACGAGACAGGCTGTGAGATTCTTGTCAAAGCTGAATTTTGTAACGGAGGTGGTTCAGTAAAAGACAGGGCTGCCTTCTTCCTGATCAAGGATGCCGAAGAAAGAGGGTTGCTGCGACCGGGGGGTACAGTGGTTGAAGGAACGGCTGGAAATACTGGGATCGGTCTGGCCCACATGTGTCTTGCCCTTGGATATAAGTGTGTCATCTACATGCCGAATAACCAATCGCAGGAGAAAATAGAAATATTGAAAACTCTAGGTGCCGAAGTCAGGTCCGTCCCAGTCGTAGCCTGGACCGACCCGGACAATTATAACCACCAAGCAAGAAGGTTTGCAGAGAGTATAGATAACGCTGTTTGGACGAATCAGTTTGATAACACAGCCAACAAAAGGGCTCACATAGAAACAACAGGCCCTGAGATCTGGCAAGAGACAAATGGTCGAGTCGATGCAGTTGTTTTTGGAACGGGAACGGGAGGAACATTGGCAGGGGTGTCCACCTTCCTGAAAGACAAGAATCACAAGATACAGTCCTATCTTGCAGATCCCCAAGGCAGCGTCCTTTACAACTATATCAAGCATGGCAAACTGGAGAGGACCCAAGGAAGTTCCATTACAGAAGGTATAGGTCAAGGTCGTGTTACAAAGAATCTGGAGGGTGCCCCGATTGATGATGCTTTTGTAATACTGGACACTGATGCTGTTGCTATGACATTCAGATTACTTCACGAGGAAGGGTTCTTTGTTGGGGCTTCAACAGGGCTCAATGTTGTTGGGGCAGTCAAGGCAGCTGAACTCATGGGCCCAGGGCACACCATTGTGACCTGCCTGTGTGATACAGGACATAAATACTACAACAAACTCTTTAGCCGGAAAGTTTTGGAAGAAAAGGGTCTGTTAGATTGCATCCCAGAACAGTACAGGACCTCTCTGCATTAA